In one Bacillus rossius redtenbacheri isolate Brsri chromosome 11, Brsri_v3, whole genome shotgun sequence genomic region, the following are encoded:
- the LOC134537014 gene encoding large ribosomal subunit protein eL21: MTNSKGYRRGTRDLFSRKFRTHGTIPLSTYLKVYKVGDIVDIKGNGAVQKGMPYKFYHGKTGRVFNVTQHALGVIVNKRVRARIIPKRINVRVEHVTHSKCREDFLKRVKENERLRTEAKAKGTKAMLKRQPKQPRPAHIVDGSKKPIMLAPIPYEFVA; the protein is encoded by the exons ATGACCAACTCGAAGGGGTACCGCCGAGGGACCAGGGACCTGTTCTCCCGGAAGTTCCGCACACATGGGACCATCCCCCTGTCCACGTACTTGAAAGTGTACAAAGTTGGTGATATCGTAGATATCAAA GGCAACGGGGCGGTGCAGAAGGGCATGCCCTACAAGTTCTACCACGGCAAGACGGGCCGTGTGTTCAACGTGACGCAGCACGCGCTCGGAGTCATCGTGAACAAGAGGGTGCGCGCCAGGATCATTCCCAAGAG GATCAACGTGCGCGTCGAGCACGTGACGCACTCCAAGTGCCGCGAGGACTTCCTCAAGAGGGTGAAGGAGAACGAGAGGCTGCGCACCGAGGCCAAGGCCAAGGGCACCAAGGCCATGCTCAAGAGACAG CCTAAGCAACCACGACCCGCACACATCGTGGACGGCAGCAAGAAACCAATCATGCTGGCCCCCATCCCATACGAGTTCGTGGCTTGA